A part of Deltaproteobacteria bacterium genomic DNA contains:
- a CDS encoding type II/IV secretion system protein has protein sequence MVTEVQERQKADFSLAYVVKALHQVRAISLEQAKELISREALLHARVLKENGGDEQKYEVSPIELVAAHHIPISDRPGEYLDQDRISTIVAQASGLPYHKIDPLRLDMPLITRVLSRPFAIRHALLPLSLQGDVLNLAVANPFDHELFAEVSRLTSKRIRPFLTAKLDILQALQDTHGFKNTVARAVDEAVNDPGVANFEQLVVLNEQSELQAEDKPVVNAVEYLLRYAFDQRASDIHLEPKRDQTVLRLRIDGVLHPVFNLPRAVHAPIAARLKMLSRMDISEKRRPQDGRIKTQRDGTEIELRVSTLPTAFGEKMVLRIFDPEKMTTLDQLGFESHEQKLFENWIANPHGLILVTGPTGSGKTTTLYAALRALAGQDVNVTTIEDPIEMVWDGFNQVQVQPKLDLDFAAALRHILRQDPDIIMVGEIRDGETASNAIQCALTGHLVLSTLHTNDSVGAVARMRDLGIPSFLLASSLLGVMAQRLVRTVCPACAQPINLTAEQVQLLATPMPLMPEGPRFMQGKGCVKCRETGYRGRSGVFEMFHVSREVRELISSGAEGGAIESMARNQGMRRLREAAVHKLAQGITSFEEVIRMTADS, from the coding sequence ATGGTGACCGAAGTCCAGGAGCGCCAGAAGGCCGACTTCTCCCTCGCCTACGTGGTGAAGGCGCTGCATCAGGTGCGCGCGATCTCTCTCGAGCAAGCCAAGGAGCTCATCAGCCGCGAGGCGCTGCTCCACGCGCGCGTGCTCAAGGAGAACGGCGGCGACGAGCAGAAGTACGAGGTCTCGCCCATCGAGCTGGTGGCCGCACACCACATCCCCATCTCGGATCGGCCCGGCGAGTATCTGGATCAGGATCGGATCTCGACGATCGTTGCCCAGGCGTCGGGGCTGCCGTACCACAAGATCGATCCCCTGCGGCTCGACATGCCGCTCATCACCCGCGTGCTCAGCCGGCCCTTCGCGATTCGCCACGCGCTGCTCCCGCTCTCGTTGCAAGGCGACGTGCTGAACCTCGCCGTCGCCAACCCCTTCGACCACGAGCTGTTCGCGGAGGTGAGCCGGCTGACGTCGAAGCGGATCCGGCCGTTCCTCACCGCCAAGCTCGACATCCTCCAGGCGCTCCAGGACACGCACGGGTTCAAGAACACCGTGGCCCGCGCCGTCGACGAGGCGGTGAACGATCCCGGCGTCGCCAACTTCGAGCAGCTGGTCGTCCTCAACGAGCAGAGCGAGCTGCAGGCCGAGGACAAGCCGGTGGTGAACGCGGTGGAGTACCTGCTGCGTTACGCGTTCGATCAGCGCGCCAGCGACATCCACCTCGAGCCCAAGCGCGACCAGACGGTGCTGCGCCTGCGCATCGACGGCGTGCTGCACCCGGTCTTCAACCTGCCGCGCGCCGTGCACGCGCCCATCGCCGCGCGCCTGAAGATGCTCTCGCGCATGGACATCAGCGAGAAGCGCCGCCCCCAGGACGGCCGCATCAAGACCCAGCGCGACGGCACCGAGATCGAGCTTCGCGTCTCCACGCTGCCCACCGCCTTCGGCGAGAAGATGGTGCTGCGCATCTTCGATCCGGAGAAGATGACCACGCTCGATCAGCTCGGCTTCGAGTCGCACGAGCAGAAGCTCTTCGAGAACTGGATCGCCAACCCGCACGGCTTGATCCTCGTCACCGGCCCCACCGGCAGCGGCAAGACGACGACGCTCTATGCCGCGCTGCGCGCGCTCGCCGGCCAGGACGTGAACGTCACCACCATCGAAGATCCCATCGAGATGGTGTGGGACGGCTTCAACCAGGTGCAGGTGCAGCCCAAGCTCGATCTCGACTTCGCCGCCGCGCTCCGCCACATCCTCCGCCAGGATCCCGACATCATCATGGTGGGCGAGATCCGCGATGGCGAGACAGCGTCCAACGCGATCCAGTGCGCGCTCACCGGCCACCTGGTGCTCTCCACGCTGCACACCAACGACTCCGTGGGCGCGGTGGCGCGCATGCGCGACCTCGGCATTCCCAGCTTCCTGCTCGCGTCGAGCTTGCTGGGCGTGATGGCCCAGCGCCTGGTGCGCACGGTCTGCCCTGCTTGCGCGCAACCCATCAACCTCACCGCCGAGCAGGTGCAGCTGTTGGCCACACCCATGCCGCTCATGCCCGAGGGCCCGCGCTTCATGCAGGGCAAGGGCTGCGTGAAGTGCCGCGAGACGGGCTACCGCGGGCGCTCCGGCGTGTTCGAGATGTTCCACGTGAGCCGCGAGGTGCGCGAGCTCATCTCCAGCGGCGCCGAGGGCGGCGCCATCGAGTCCATGGCGCGCAACCAGGGCATGCGCAGGCTCCGCGAAGCCGCCGTCCACAAGCTGGCCCAGGGCATCACCTCGTTCGAAGAGGTGATCCGCATGACCGCCGACAGCTAG
- a CDS encoding trypsin-like serine protease, producing the protein MRIAAIVFALSLVACGPLDETASPNDTVTATAPIINGHTDTTDTNVASLLVGYPDGSGYLCSGSIIGPYTFLTAGHCTNKFNPLTDVGFIVLNNNSDRGLQDAFYPDGGFNSIDGGAVEVRFLIANPDFRQQTGNQDWNDIGLGFTSQPMPGPYLPLNRYPLDRLPLYGAPVTEVGFGETSPDGGGVGTRREVTKYDVKVRSAGELTSGAQAGLTCEGDSGGPALFKTPDGLMSVIGTTSRGDQQCAQSGIDTRVDAYLDFIRINMVDAGDPPSCGADGRCGFNCTAPDPDCPCAPDGFCTSACTTPEADPDCPQSCLYNGGSCAVQQGTTTGSTGSPSAADAGSKKGGGCSTASGSDLIWPLALVFGAVALSRSRRWTGGSRRR; encoded by the coding sequence GTGAGAATTGCCGCCATCGTCTTTGCGCTGTCGCTCGTTGCCTGCGGCCCGCTCGACGAAACCGCCAGCCCGAACGACACGGTCACGGCGACCGCGCCCATCATCAACGGGCACACGGACACGACCGACACCAACGTCGCCTCGCTCCTGGTCGGCTATCCCGACGGCTCCGGCTACCTCTGCTCGGGCTCCATCATCGGCCCCTACACGTTCCTCACCGCGGGCCACTGCACCAACAAGTTCAATCCGCTCACCGACGTCGGCTTCATCGTGCTGAACAACAACTCCGATCGCGGCCTCCAGGACGCCTTCTACCCGGATGGCGGCTTCAACTCGATCGACGGCGGCGCGGTGGAGGTGCGGTTCCTCATCGCCAACCCGGACTTCCGGCAGCAGACCGGCAACCAGGACTGGAACGACATCGGGCTGGGCTTCACCAGTCAGCCCATGCCCGGGCCGTACCTTCCGCTGAACCGCTACCCGCTCGATCGGCTGCCGCTCTACGGCGCGCCGGTGACGGAGGTGGGCTTTGGCGAGACCTCGCCCGACGGCGGCGGCGTGGGCACGCGGCGCGAGGTGACCAAGTACGACGTGAAGGTGCGCTCGGCGGGCGAGCTCACCTCGGGCGCGCAGGCCGGCCTCACCTGCGAGGGCGACTCGGGCGGCCCTGCGCTGTTCAAGACGCCCGACGGCTTGATGTCGGTCATCGGCACCACCTCGCGCGGCGATCAGCAGTGCGCGCAGTCGGGCATCGACACCCGCGTGGACGCGTACCTCGACTTCATCCGCATCAACATGGTCGACGCCGGCGATCCGCCGAGCTGCGGCGCCGACGGCCGCTGCGGCTTCAACTGCACCGCGCCGGATCCGGACTGCCCCTGCGCCCCCGACGGCTTCTGCACCAGCGCCTGCACCACGCCCGAGGCCGATCCGGACTGCCCCCAGAGCTGCCTCTACAACGGCGGCTCGTGCGCCGTGCAGCAGGGCACCACCACCGGCTCCACGGGCTCCCCGTCGGCGGCCGATGCCGGCTCGAAGAAGGGCGGCGGCTGCAGCACCGCCAGCGGATCCGACCTGATCTGGCCGCTCGCGCTCGTCTTCGGCGCGGTGGCGCTCAGCCGGTCACGCCGATGGACAGGTGGCTCGCGCCGCCGGTGA
- a CDS encoding MarR family transcriptional regulator: MRALSDRDVLYSQALADRLGVSLTDFKASSLLAGNGPMPAGRLAELTGLTTGAVTGVLDRLEKAGWLRRLKDPGDRRHVLVESLQEPAPRIHELLEPLRQAMKEVTAGYDEAQLELVVEFVTRAAAIMAAETTRLRQDGAPASSSEGPDSAPIGDAKRGVFRLTSGASRLTLGGGADNDHLYQARFTGRRPEITVSGGTVHMSYPMFAFLDFRKVAAEVDLNSAVPWDIELTGGISKVRAALEDLRLTSLNVRGGASAVEIALPAPHGVVQVRITGGASHLQLTRPKGSAMRIQVHGGASHISFDDQHLGAVGGVTRLSSSGFESATDRYELELTGGASHLSIGVTG; this comes from the coding sequence ATGCGGGCCCTCTCGGACCGCGACGTCCTCTACAGCCAGGCCCTCGCAGATCGCCTCGGGGTGAGCCTCACCGACTTCAAGGCCTCGAGCCTGCTTGCGGGCAACGGGCCCATGCCTGCGGGCCGCCTGGCGGAGCTCACCGGGCTCACCACCGGCGCGGTGACCGGCGTCCTCGATCGGTTGGAGAAGGCGGGCTGGCTGCGGCGCTTGAAGGATCCCGGCGATCGGCGGCACGTGCTCGTGGAGTCGCTGCAGGAGCCGGCGCCACGGATTCACGAGCTCCTGGAGCCGCTGCGGCAGGCGATGAAAGAGGTCACCGCGGGCTACGACGAGGCGCAGCTCGAGCTGGTGGTGGAGTTCGTGACCCGGGCCGCGGCGATCATGGCCGCGGAGACCACGCGCCTGCGCCAGGACGGCGCTCCGGCCAGCTCGAGCGAAGGCCCCGACTCGGCCCCCATCGGCGACGCCAAGCGCGGCGTGTTCCGGCTCACCTCGGGCGCCTCGCGGCTCACCCTCGGCGGCGGCGCGGACAACGACCATCTCTACCAGGCGCGCTTCACCGGGCGTCGGCCGGAGATCACCGTCTCCGGCGGCACGGTGCACATGAGCTACCCGATGTTCGCGTTCCTCGACTTCCGCAAGGTCGCCGCCGAGGTGGACCTCAACTCGGCCGTCCCCTGGGACATCGAGCTCACCGGCGGCATCAGCAAGGTGCGCGCGGCGCTGGAGGACTTGCGGCTCACGTCACTCAACGTCCGCGGGGGCGCAAGCGCGGTGGAGATCGCGCTGCCCGCGCCGCACGGCGTGGTGCAGGTGCGCATCACCGGCGGCGCCAGCCACCTGCAGCTCACCCGCCCCAAGGGCTCGGCCATGCGCATCCAGGTGCACGGCGGCGCCAGCCACATCAGCTTCGACGACCAGCACCTCGGCGCCGTGGGCGGCGTCACCCGCTTGAGCTCCAGCGGCTTCGAGAGCGCAACCGACCGCTACGAGCTCGAGCTCACCGGCGGCGCGAGCCACCTGTCCATCGGCGTGACCGGCTGA
- a CDS encoding ABC transporter ATP-binding protein: MASIVSLRNVVKDYYLGKVVVHALRDISLDVEQGEFLSIAGPSGSGKTTLLNLIGCVDTPTGGVVTVNGQDTSKLTERQLTDLRLHSLGFIFQSFNLVTVLSVFQNVEFPLLLQGGLSAGERKQRVEALLGQVGLSDQIHKRPNELSGGQRQRVAVARALVTRPKIVLADEPTANLDSTTGQNIIDLMKELNRKEGTTFIFSTHDPKVMSHASAVVRVADGQLAEGGKTSGTAAAAAAGAH, from the coding sequence ATGGCGTCCATCGTCTCGCTGCGAAACGTGGTCAAGGACTACTACCTGGGCAAGGTGGTGGTTCACGCGCTCCGCGACATCAGCCTCGATGTGGAGCAGGGCGAGTTCCTCTCCATCGCGGGGCCTTCGGGCTCGGGCAAGACCACGCTGCTCAACCTCATCGGCTGCGTGGACACGCCCACCGGCGGCGTGGTGACGGTGAACGGCCAGGACACCTCGAAGCTCACCGAGCGCCAGCTCACCGATCTCCGGCTGCACAGCCTGGGCTTCATCTTCCAGAGCTTCAACCTGGTGACCGTGCTCTCCGTGTTCCAGAACGTGGAGTTCCCGCTGCTGCTCCAGGGTGGCCTCTCCGCCGGCGAGCGAAAGCAGCGCGTGGAGGCGTTGCTCGGGCAGGTGGGCCTCTCCGACCAGATCCACAAGCGCCCCAACGAGCTCTCCGGCGGTCAGCGCCAGCGCGTGGCCGTGGCGCGCGCGCTGGTGACCCGGCCCAAGATCGTGCTCGCCGACGAGCCCACCGCGAACCTCGACTCCACCACCGGCCAGAACATCATCGACCTGATGAAGGAGCTGAACCGCAAAGAGGGCACCACCTTCATCTTCTCCACCCACGACCCGAAGGTGATGTCGCACGCCAGCGCGGTGGTGCGCGTGGCCGACGGCCAGCTCGCCGAGGGCGGCAAGACGTCGGGGACCGCCGCCGCTGCTGCCGCCGGTGCGCACTAG
- a CDS encoding ABC transporter permease — MKVLFMLLGGIAGLAAVAALLTVIIFSAYMFWQVAWNTVSRPAQLPIVIRIAFRNLFASKLKTIIIGSIIGGGAVLIVVGTSFIGSMSDGMSRSVIGAAAGDAQLYQPKYGDGGGDELAIWGGGMSEPELGVIPDFDKLQSAISKVDNVKAVVPMGIAGAMVTSGNTIDLALGDLREAENKKKAGDASVQGRIDAQKAHIRHIIDVLKGDQKNRAEVSSETRGTTQEEVDAVNTASDDKFWNDFESDPFGKLEYLENKIAPQAADADLLYLRYIGTDLEQFTKSFDRMEIVDGTAVPKGQRGFLMAKNFYENMVKLKSAHRLDTIKDAIEIKKQKISEQEDLQRLVKENTTQTREIALQLDDLKAKEMIARLRKATGSQETQLEKLLSIFFDTNDANFMQRYDAFYKDLAPLLELYRIRVGDTLTIKAYTKSGYPKSVNLKVYGTFQFNGLEKSALAGSLSLMDLSSFRDLYGFMTAANIAESKAIQAQSGMKVVDRAHAEEDLFGGGDAAAEAPDAGAPKVVEAVAKADPTAAADAPSGRAILNAAIFFKDPSKTRTTLPLLEKAASDAGIRVKAVSWQDASGFIGKLVLLFWAVFAFAALFIGFVAALVVCTALLTATLERVREFGTLRAIGAQKPLILSTVVVEAMVMGIVFGGLGAILGAIIVTAVHSHGIAASADIMYFLFSGPRFTPVLSVPSMVFAVFAMFIISGFASLIPAFLAMRVSPVRAMQAED, encoded by the coding sequence ATGAAAGTGCTCTTCATGCTCCTCGGCGGGATCGCCGGGCTGGCGGCGGTCGCCGCGCTGCTCACGGTGATCATCTTCTCCGCGTACATGTTCTGGCAGGTGGCCTGGAACACGGTCAGCCGCCCCGCGCAGCTGCCGATCGTCATTCGCATCGCCTTCCGCAACCTCTTCGCCAGCAAGCTCAAGACCATCATCATCGGCAGCATCATCGGCGGCGGCGCGGTGCTCATCGTGGTGGGCACCTCGTTCATCGGCTCGATGTCGGACGGCATGAGCCGCTCGGTCATCGGCGCGGCGGCCGGTGACGCGCAGCTCTACCAGCCCAAGTACGGCGACGGCGGCGGCGACGAGCTCGCCATCTGGGGCGGCGGCATGTCCGAGCCCGAGCTCGGCGTGATCCCCGACTTCGACAAGCTGCAGAGCGCGATCTCCAAGGTGGACAACGTGAAGGCCGTGGTGCCCATGGGCATCGCCGGCGCGATGGTCACCTCGGGCAACACCATCGATCTGGCGCTCGGCGACCTGCGCGAGGCCGAGAACAAGAAGAAGGCCGGCGACGCCAGCGTGCAGGGCCGCATCGACGCGCAGAAGGCGCACATCCGCCACATCATCGACGTGCTCAAGGGCGACCAGAAGAACCGCGCCGAGGTCTCCAGCGAGACGCGCGGCACCACGCAGGAAGAGGTCGACGCGGTGAACACCGCCTCCGACGACAAGTTCTGGAACGACTTCGAGTCGGATCCGTTCGGCAAGCTCGAGTACCTGGAGAACAAGATCGCGCCCCAGGCCGCCGACGCCGATCTGCTCTACCTCCGCTACATCGGCACCGACCTGGAGCAGTTCACCAAGTCGTTCGACCGCATGGAGATCGTGGATGGCACCGCGGTGCCCAAGGGCCAGCGCGGCTTCCTGATGGCGAAGAACTTCTACGAAAACATGGTGAAGCTGAAGAGCGCGCACCGGCTCGACACCATCAAGGACGCCATCGAGATCAAGAAGCAGAAGATCTCCGAGCAGGAAGACCTGCAGCGCCTGGTGAAGGAGAACACCACCCAGACGCGCGAGATCGCGCTCCAGCTCGACGACTTGAAGGCCAAGGAGATGATCGCCCGGCTGCGAAAGGCCACGGGCTCGCAGGAGACGCAGCTGGAGAAGCTGCTCTCGATCTTCTTCGACACCAACGACGCGAACTTCATGCAGCGCTACGACGCCTTCTACAAGGACCTCGCGCCGCTGCTGGAGCTGTACCGCATCCGCGTGGGCGACACGCTCACCATCAAGGCGTACACCAAGAGCGGCTACCCGAAGAGCGTGAACCTCAAGGTCTACGGAACGTTCCAGTTCAACGGCCTGGAGAAGAGCGCGCTGGCCGGCTCACTCAGCCTGATGGACCTCTCCAGCTTCCGCGATCTCTACGGCTTCATGACCGCCGCCAACATCGCCGAGTCGAAGGCGATCCAGGCGCAGTCGGGCATGAAGGTCGTCGACCGCGCCCACGCCGAGGAAGATCTCTTCGGCGGCGGTGACGCGGCGGCCGAGGCTCCGGACGCGGGTGCTCCCAAGGTCGTCGAGGCCGTGGCCAAGGCGGATCCCACCGCCGCGGCCGACGCGCCCTCGGGCCGCGCGATCCTCAACGCCGCCATCTTCTTCAAAGATCCTTCGAAGACCCGGACGACCTTGCCGCTGCTGGAGAAGGCCGCGAGCGACGCCGGCATCCGCGTGAAGGCCGTGTCCTGGCAGGACGCCTCGGGCTTCATCGGCAAGCTGGTGCTCTTGTTCTGGGCGGTGTTCGCCTTCGCGGCGCTCTTCATCGGCTTCGTGGCCGCGCTGGTGGTCTGCACCGCGCTGCTCACCGCGACGCTCGAGCGCGTGCGCGAGTTCGGCACCCTGCGGGCCATCGGCGCGCAGAAGCCGCTCATCCTCAGCACCGTGGTGGTGGAGGCGATGGTGATGGGCATCGTCTTCGGCGGACTGGGCGCCATCCTCGGGGCGATCATCGTCACCGCGGTGCACAGCCACGGCATCGCCGCCTCGGCCGACATCATGTACTTCCTCTTCTCGGGCCCGCGCTTCACGCCGGTGCTCAGCGTGCCGAGCATGGTCTTCGCCGTGTTCGCCATGTTCATCATCAGCGGGTTCGCCAGCCTCATCCCGGCGTTCCTGGCCATGCGCGTCTCGCCGGTTCGCGCCATGCAGGCGGAGGACTGA
- a CDS encoding ABC transporter permease: MFVTLLVTTLWGTLTSMRESMLKSATTLMSGHVNVGGFFKVTAGQSGPLVTHYQDVVKAVQTAIPEDLDYTAVRGRGWAKLISDTASMQTGVGGIDIDKEPGFKKVIQVESGKLEDLAQPNSILIFHDQAEKLGVKVGDALTFSAPTNRGVNNTVDVHVVAIAENVGLLSGFNTYVPSGTLRKLYDLRDDAAGVIYVYLKDVKRAPEVAARLRNALEKDGYRVMDPDPRAFWQKFEVVNREDWTGQKLDVTTWDEEVSFLNWILTGFGFISGLLSFVLLVIVLVGVGNIMWIAVRERTREVGTLRAIGMQRGRVLRMFLTEAVVLGFASGAAGGLLGLLVAAGVNQAQVTLPPFARLFLLNDHLELAMRVGPVVAIVAFITALTTVASAYPAYRAAKLTPVTAMGHAG, from the coding sequence ATGTTCGTGACCCTGCTGGTGACGACGCTGTGGGGCACGCTCACCAGCATGCGCGAGTCGATGCTCAAGAGCGCCACCACCTTGATGAGCGGCCACGTGAACGTGGGCGGCTTCTTCAAGGTCACCGCGGGCCAGAGCGGCCCGCTGGTCACGCACTACCAGGACGTGGTGAAGGCGGTTCAGACCGCCATCCCCGAGGACCTGGACTACACCGCCGTGCGCGGTCGCGGCTGGGCCAAGCTCATCTCCGACACCGCGTCGATGCAGACCGGCGTGGGCGGCATCGACATCGACAAGGAGCCGGGCTTCAAGAAGGTGATCCAGGTCGAGAGCGGCAAGCTCGAGGATCTGGCGCAGCCCAACTCCATCCTCATCTTCCACGACCAGGCCGAGAAGCTGGGCGTGAAGGTGGGCGACGCGCTGACGTTCTCTGCGCCCACCAACCGCGGCGTGAACAACACCGTGGACGTGCACGTGGTGGCCATCGCCGAGAACGTGGGCCTGCTCTCGGGCTTCAACACCTACGTGCCCTCGGGGACCCTGCGGAAGCTCTACGACCTGCGCGACGACGCTGCGGGCGTCATCTACGTCTATTTGAAAGACGTGAAGCGCGCGCCGGAGGTGGCCGCGCGCCTGCGCAACGCCCTCGAGAAGGACGGCTACCGGGTGATGGATCCGGATCCCCGCGCGTTCTGGCAGAAGTTCGAGGTGGTGAACCGCGAGGACTGGACCGGTCAGAAGCTCGACGTCACCACCTGGGACGAAGAGGTGAGCTTCCTCAACTGGATCCTCACCGGCTTCGGCTTCATCTCCGGCCTGCTCAGCTTCGTGCTGCTGGTGATCGTGCTCGTCGGCGTGGGCAACATCATGTGGATCGCGGTGCGCGAGCGCACCCGCGAGGTGGGCACGCTGCGCGCCATCGGCATGCAGCGCGGCCGCGTGCTGCGGATGTTCCTCACCGAGGCGGTGGTGCTGGGCTTCGCCTCCGGCGCTGCCGGCGGGCTACTCGGGCTGCTGGTGGCCGCGGGCGTGAACCAGGCCCAGGTGACGCTGCCGCCCTTCGCCCGGCTCTTCCTGCTCAACGACCACCTGGAGCTGGCCATGCGCGTGGGCCCGGTGGTGGCGATCGTGGCCTTCATCACCGCGCTGACCACGGTGGCCTCGGCCTATCCCGCCTACCGCGCCGCCAAGCTCACGCCAGTCACGGCCATGGGCCACGCGGGCTAA
- a CDS encoding outer membrane lipoprotein-sorting protein yields MRNLIFALVLCTAAPALAAPLDDAAMLNLLKDIDHRQAENGDYRSTVFIIQKETDKPDVAQQAVVYRREEGQKLMITFEQPKEMTGQGYLRIEHNLWFYDPSVGKWERRTEREKIGGTNSRREDFDESKLAEEYTPSFVGEEQVGKYKAWHVKLSAKPNIDVAFPVVELWVDEATGNILKRYEYALSGRLMRRLLYPSWDKLYSDSKKGDVWFPKQIFIFDEVEKANQTQITIKDVDLHPLEANLFTKAYLESKSR; encoded by the coding sequence ATGCGGAACCTGATCTTCGCCCTGGTGCTCTGCACCGCCGCGCCTGCGCTGGCCGCGCCGCTCGACGATGCGGCCATGCTCAATCTCTTGAAGGACATCGACCACCGGCAGGCCGAGAACGGCGACTACCGGAGCACGGTCTTCATCATCCAGAAGGAGACCGACAAGCCCGACGTGGCCCAGCAAGCGGTGGTCTACCGCCGCGAAGAGGGCCAGAAGCTGATGATCACCTTCGAGCAGCCCAAGGAGATGACCGGCCAGGGCTACCTGCGCATCGAGCACAACCTCTGGTTCTACGACCCGAGCGTGGGCAAGTGGGAGCGCCGCACCGAGCGCGAGAAGATCGGCGGCACCAACTCCCGGCGCGAGGACTTCGACGAGAGCAAGCTCGCCGAGGAGTACACCCCCTCGTTCGTGGGCGAGGAGCAGGTGGGCAAGTACAAGGCCTGGCACGTGAAGCTGTCGGCCAAGCCCAATATCGACGTGGCCTTCCCGGTGGTGGAGCTCTGGGTGGACGAGGCCACCGGCAACATCCTCAAGCGCTACGAGTACGCGCTCTCCGGCCGCCTCATGCGCCGCCTGCTCTACCCCTCCTGGGACAAGCTCTACTCCGACAGCAAGAAGGGCGACGTCTGGTTCCCCAAGCAGATCTTCATCTTCGACGAGGTGGAGAAGGCCAACCAGACCCAGATCACCATCAAGGACGTGGACCTCCACCCGCTGGAGGCCAACCTCTTCACCAAGGCGTACCTGGAGTCGAAGAGCCGCTAG
- a CDS encoding CapA family protein codes for MFGLLLLGCAHATPAPVAAPETPARLWFGGDVNLGPGGNHALDGLAPSTRDLGVGVVNLEGPVASQLPSGPGLKLWNAPSALAELAPLGVRAVGIANNHAADSGSDGSEKTASSVRAAGFAPFGGPAGPTVLTLGGHRVVLSAHDLEHGVPAHLADELRAARAQGDTLIATFHVTGPESYLPRPELKQAVNIALAAGARVVISHGSHAIGPLERRGDAVIVWGLGNVCFACDCTQESDAILVALDLAASPIGVQVLPIDAGLRSGPARPSKDPSGIFDLLEAVGTPKLTRAGARASLP; via the coding sequence TTGTTCGGGTTGCTGCTCCTGGGTTGCGCGCACGCGACGCCGGCGCCGGTGGCCGCGCCCGAGACGCCCGCGCGGCTCTGGTTCGGCGGCGACGTGAACCTGGGCCCGGGCGGGAACCACGCGCTCGATGGCCTGGCCCCGTCGACGCGTGACCTGGGCGTGGGCGTGGTGAACCTCGAAGGGCCCGTCGCGTCGCAGCTGCCTTCGGGGCCGGGGCTCAAGCTCTGGAACGCGCCGAGTGCGCTGGCTGAGCTCGCCCCGCTGGGCGTGCGCGCGGTGGGGATTGCCAACAACCACGCGGCCGACAGCGGATCCGACGGCTCCGAGAAGACCGCCTCGTCCGTTCGCGCGGCAGGCTTCGCGCCGTTTGGTGGACCGGCTGGCCCCACGGTGCTGACGCTCGGCGGGCATCGGGTCGTGCTCAGCGCGCACGACCTGGAGCATGGCGTGCCTGCCCACCTGGCCGACGAGCTTCGTGCCGCGCGCGCGCAGGGCGATACGCTCATCGCCACATTTCACGTCACGGGGCCCGAGAGCTACTTGCCGCGGCCGGAGCTGAAGCAGGCAGTGAACATCGCGCTCGCCGCGGGGGCGCGCGTGGTGATCTCGCACGGGAGCCACGCCATCGGTCCGCTCGAGCGGCGCGGCGATGCGGTGATCGTCTGGGGCCTGGGCAATGTGTGCTTCGCGTGCGATTGCACCCAGGAGAGCGACGCCATCCTGGTGGCGCTCGATCTCGCCGCCTCGCCCATCGGCGTGCAGGTGCTGCCCATCGACGCCGGGCTGCGCTCCGGGCCGGCGCGGCCGTCGAAGGACCCGTCGGGGATCTTCGATCTGCTCGAGGCCGTGGGCACGCCCAAGCTCACGCGCGCCGGCGCCCGCGCCAGCCTGCCCTGA